A region from the Cannabis sativa cultivar Pink pepper isolate KNU-18-1 chromosome 9, ASM2916894v1, whole genome shotgun sequence genome encodes:
- the LOC133031122 gene encoding uncharacterized protein LOC133031122: MYGRLSSVKIKEWLDWMMESTEVNGILRWIERSKLSQFRKEVLYVVMVALVYQVWRSRNGLLWNSKVPKETQVTYLTKEEVKRRIIHVWPKNVSTGDKEWFSNIVKL, from the coding sequence ATTAAAGAGTGGTTGGATTGGATGATGGAGTCAACAGAAGTGAATGGGATACTAAGATGGATAGAGCGCTCAAAACTAAGTCAATTCAGGAAAGAAGTATTGTATGTTGTTATGGTTGCGCTTGTATACCAGGTATGGAGATCGAGGAACGGCCTGCTGTGGAATTCAAAGGTGCCGAAAGAGACACAAGTGACCTACCTGACTAAAGAAGAAGTTAAGAGAAGAATCATCCATGTTTGGCCTAAAAATGTCTCTACAGGTGATAAAGAATGGTTTTCAAATATTGTAAAGTTATAG